One window from the genome of Streptomyces cadmiisoli encodes:
- a CDS encoding YoaK family protein, translating to MRPDPGRPLTGLMLTLTAVTGVIDAVSFLALGPVFTAIQTGSVLLLGFALAGEGELSAVAPTVSLAGFAVGAVVGSRFESRMETGGHRWFVAGLLAEAVLLAAAGGVAWGIDAGSGTRNAQQQGTVAILAVAMGMRNVTTLRAPVPDLSTTVATRSLTAFLSGSMVSPDPRITAGGRAQVRRVAGVCLLFAGGLLGAWLLHMEVGPGPMLLAVAAVELAATAVYGIVARPPRPGPPPTRPPRTQPAGG from the coding sequence GTGAGACCGGATCCGGGGCGGCCCCTCACGGGGCTGATGCTGACCCTGACGGCGGTGACCGGGGTGATCGACGCGGTCAGCTTCCTCGCGCTCGGTCCGGTGTTCACGGCGATACAGACCGGCAGCGTCCTCCTCCTCGGCTTCGCGCTGGCCGGGGAGGGAGAGCTGTCGGCGGTGGCGCCGACGGTGTCGCTGGCGGGGTTCGCCGTCGGCGCGGTGGTCGGGTCCAGGTTCGAGTCACGTATGGAAACGGGTGGTCACCGCTGGTTCGTCGCCGGGCTGCTCGCCGAGGCCGTGCTGCTGGCGGCCGCCGGGGGCGTGGCCTGGGGCATCGACGCCGGTTCCGGAACGCGGAACGCGCAGCAGCAGGGGACGGTCGCGATCCTCGCCGTGGCCATGGGCATGCGGAACGTCACGACGCTGCGTGCGCCCGTGCCGGACCTGTCGACCACCGTGGCGACCCGGTCCCTGACGGCGTTCCTGAGCGGTTCGATGGTCTCGCCGGACCCGAGGATCACGGCCGGGGGCCGGGCCCAGGTGCGGCGCGTGGCGGGCGTCTGCCTGCTGTTCGCCGGCGGGCTGCTCGGTGCGTGGCTGCTCCATATGGAAGTGGGACCGGGACCGATGCTGCTGGCGGTGGCCGCGGTGGAGTTGGCGGCCACGGCGGTGTACGGCATCGTGGCCCGCCCACCTCGGCCCGGCCCGCCTCCCACCCGCCCGCCCCGGACCCAGCCGGCGGGCGGCTGA
- a CDS encoding MerR family transcriptional regulator, whose amino-acid sequence MSYSVGQVSGFAGVTVRTLHHYDGIGLLVPSERSHAGHRRYTDADLDRLQQILFYRELGFPLEEIAALLDDPDVDPRAHLRRQHELLTARIDQLQKMAAAVEHAMEARKMGINLTPEEKFEVFGEFDPDQHEDEVRERWGGTDAYRESQRRTAAYTKEDWKRCAEEFGAIHQRMADLMAAGTAADSEAAMDTAEEHRRFISDSYYDCSHEMHSGLGEMYVADARFTATYEKIRPGLAVYLRDAILANAARHAG is encoded by the coding sequence GTGAGCTACTCCGTGGGACAGGTCTCCGGGTTCGCCGGAGTCACGGTGCGCACCCTGCACCACTACGACGGCATCGGACTGCTGGTCCCCAGCGAGCGCAGCCACGCGGGCCACCGGCGCTACACCGACGCCGACCTCGACCGGTTGCAGCAGATCCTCTTCTACCGCGAGCTCGGCTTCCCGCTCGAAGAGATCGCCGCCCTCCTCGACGACCCGGACGTGGACCCGCGCGCACATCTGCGCCGCCAGCACGAACTGCTGACCGCCCGGATCGACCAGCTCCAGAAGATGGCGGCGGCCGTGGAACACGCCATGGAGGCACGCAAGATGGGCATCAACCTCACGCCAGAGGAGAAGTTCGAGGTGTTCGGGGAGTTCGACCCCGACCAGCACGAGGACGAGGTGCGGGAGCGGTGGGGCGGGACCGACGCCTACCGGGAGTCGCAGCGGCGGACCGCCGCCTACACCAAGGAGGACTGGAAGCGCTGCGCGGAGGAGTTCGGCGCCATCCACCAGCGCATGGCCGACCTGATGGCAGCCGGCACCGCGGCCGACTCGGAGGCGGCCATGGACACGGCGGAGGAACACCGCCGCTTCATCTCGGACTCGTACTACGACTGCTCCCACGAGATGCACAGCGGTCTCGGCGAGATGTACGTGGCCGACGCCCGGTTCACGGCGACGTACGAGAAGATCCGCCCCGGTCTCGCGGTGTACCTGCGCGACGCGATCCTCGCCAACGCCGCCCGGCACGCCGGGTAG
- a CDS encoding WD40/YVTN/BNR-like repeat-containing protein yields MVCLCLFALAACGAGPWGADDGSADDRSADDRGTDDRGAAASTGGSAPAPAPAPSGSGFRAPPAIPSATDLPGASFDVAFAADGSGFTLRADCGEDRCRQYVAVLEAGAGLWRLAESPLPDVTGDRGLTVGITVLGPGRALITDGSERADVPGRTWFTHDNGETWKAGTTEPTGSTATVPEGALLVTECLDLAPDGNECARNRLLVVMPDSGEHRVLARQPPLKGPLAPSGDIAANALFATGLDPGSGLPALALSKDRGRTWHLTPLAGVAEQGWSIRVSGGGGALYAVQPGQLPDEEGVKNGLRTIHVSTDGGATWTRTWRYRPGAEPLSITGDLLAADDGSVLVHGETGAWRSTDRARTFRPGSAARGPAGSVRTTPIGWLWTGSFGDGTCRISADGITWHPFDLGED; encoded by the coding sequence ATGGTTTGCCTCTGTCTGTTCGCTCTGGCCGCGTGCGGCGCCGGTCCATGGGGCGCGGACGACGGAAGTGCGGACGACAGAAGTGCGGACGACAGAGGCACGGACGACAGAGGCGCGGCGGCATCAACGGGCGGGAGCGCGCCCGCACCCGCGCCCGCCCCGTCGGGCTCCGGCTTCCGCGCTCCGCCGGCCATTCCGTCGGCGACCGATCTGCCGGGCGCGTCCTTCGACGTCGCGTTCGCCGCGGACGGCAGCGGCTTCACCCTCCGCGCCGACTGCGGTGAGGACCGCTGCCGTCAGTACGTCGCCGTGCTGGAGGCGGGCGCCGGCCTCTGGCGCCTCGCCGAATCCCCCCTGCCCGACGTCACCGGTGACCGGGGCCTCACCGTCGGGATCACGGTGCTCGGTCCGGGGCGCGCCCTGATCACCGATGGCTCCGAGCGGGCCGATGTGCCCGGCCGCACCTGGTTCACCCATGACAACGGCGAGACGTGGAAGGCCGGCACCACCGAGCCCACGGGCAGTACGGCGACGGTGCCCGAGGGCGCCTTGCTCGTCACCGAATGCCTGGACCTGGCGCCGGACGGCAACGAGTGCGCCCGCAACAGACTGCTCGTGGTGATGCCGGACAGCGGAGAGCACCGGGTCCTGGCCCGTCAGCCGCCGCTGAAGGGACCCCTGGCGCCCTCCGGCGACATAGCGGCGAACGCGCTGTTCGCGACCGGTCTGGACCCGGGGTCCGGCCTGCCCGCGCTGGCCCTCAGCAAGGACCGGGGCCGCACCTGGCACCTCACCCCCCTGGCCGGTGTCGCCGAGCAGGGGTGGAGCATCCGCGTGTCCGGGGGCGGGGGCGCGCTGTACGCGGTCCAGCCGGGCCAACTGCCCGATGAGGAGGGAGTGAAGAACGGTCTGCGGACCATCCACGTCAGTACGGACGGCGGCGCCACCTGGACCCGGACCTGGCGCTACCGGCCCGGAGCCGAGCCCCTCTCCATCACAGGCGACCTGCTGGCTGCCGACGACGGCAGTGTCCTGGTCCACGGCGAGACGGGCGCGTGGCGCAGCACCGACCGGGCGCGGACCTTTCGGCCCGGGAGCGCCGCGCGCGGACCCGCGGGCTCGGTCCGTACGACCCCGATCGGCTGGCTGTGGACCGGCAGCTTCGGCGACGGCACCTGCCGGATATCCGCGGACGGCATCACCTGGCACCCGTTCGACCTCGGCGAGGATTGA
- a CDS encoding ABC transporter permease produces the protein MSTYALTDSWTMTRRELAHWARQPVQVAVNLVFPVMLMLMFGYLVGGGRGVAGDYVDYLVPGMLALTMAFGLEGTMIAVTQDLNKGVIDRFRSMPMANGAILVGRSVADMLQSALALAVLVMVGLALGWRAHGGIAAFLGAIGLLLLFRFAMLWIGIQLALVAGKPELVQAVQILVWPVGFLSNAFATPEAMPGWLGTVVQWNPMSQTATAVRDLFGNQGGETGHIWPAVVWPLVLLAVFFPLALRRFARLSK, from the coding sequence ATGAGCACGTACGCACTGACCGACTCCTGGACCATGACCCGCCGCGAACTCGCCCACTGGGCGCGCCAACCGGTCCAGGTCGCCGTCAACCTGGTGTTCCCCGTGATGCTGATGCTGATGTTCGGCTACCTGGTCGGCGGGGGTCGCGGCGTCGCCGGCGACTACGTCGACTACCTGGTCCCCGGCATGCTCGCGCTCACCATGGCCTTCGGCCTGGAGGGCACGATGATCGCCGTCACCCAGGACCTGAACAAGGGCGTGATCGACCGCTTCCGGTCGATGCCCATGGCCAACGGCGCCATCCTGGTGGGCCGTTCGGTGGCCGACATGCTCCAGTCGGCGCTGGCGCTGGCCGTTCTCGTGATGGTCGGCCTCGCACTCGGCTGGCGCGCGCACGGCGGAATAGCGGCCTTCCTGGGCGCCATCGGTCTGCTGCTGCTGTTCCGCTTCGCCATGCTGTGGATCGGCATCCAGCTGGCTCTCGTGGCCGGGAAGCCGGAGCTGGTGCAGGCCGTGCAGATCCTGGTCTGGCCGGTCGGCTTCCTCTCCAACGCCTTCGCCACCCCCGAGGCCATGCCGGGCTGGCTCGGCACGGTCGTCCAGTGGAACCCGATGTCGCAGACGGCGACGGCCGTGCGTGACCTGTTCGGCAACCAGGGCGGGGAGACGGGCCACATCTGGCCCGCGGTCGTCTGGCCGCTCGTCCTGCTCGCGGTGTTCTTCCCGCTGGCCCTGCGCCGGTTCGCGCGACTGAGCAAGTAG
- a CDS encoding ATP-binding cassette domain-containing protein — MADTAITVEGAHKKYGDKPALDGLDLTVARGAVHGVLGPNGAGKTTLVRILSTLLRPDAGHVRVAGHDVVREAYEVRLRIGLLGQHAAVDEELSGWQNLEMFGRLYHLGTRHARVRAGELLERFGLADTGRKAVKQYSGGMRRRLDLAASLITEPEVLFLDEPTTGLDPRGRTEVWNSVRTLVGLGTTVLLTTQYLEEADQLADRISVVDRGRVVADGTADDLKALTGGDRIDVVLRDAGHLGAAVAVLPVAKDDITVDTDRRLLSAPVTDRMAALSGVVRALEEAGIDAEDIALRRPTLDEVFLHLTADRAKEAA; from the coding sequence TTGGCCGACACGGCGATCACCGTCGAAGGGGCACACAAGAAGTACGGCGACAAACCCGCGCTCGACGGGCTCGACCTCACGGTCGCGCGCGGCGCGGTGCACGGAGTGCTCGGCCCGAACGGCGCGGGCAAGACGACCCTGGTCCGCATTCTGTCCACGCTGCTGCGTCCCGACGCGGGCCACGTCCGGGTCGCCGGCCACGACGTCGTACGGGAGGCCTACGAGGTACGGCTGCGCATCGGTCTGCTCGGCCAGCACGCCGCCGTCGACGAGGAGCTGAGCGGCTGGCAGAACCTGGAGATGTTCGGCCGCCTGTACCACCTGGGGACCCGCCACGCGCGTGTGCGGGCCGGCGAGCTGCTGGAGCGGTTCGGGCTCGCGGACACCGGCCGCAAGGCGGTCAAGCAGTACAGCGGCGGGATGCGGCGCCGCCTCGACCTCGCCGCCTCACTGATCACCGAACCGGAGGTGCTATTCCTGGACGAACCGACGACCGGCCTCGATCCGCGCGGCCGGACCGAGGTGTGGAACTCCGTCCGCACCCTGGTCGGCCTCGGGACGACGGTCCTGCTCACCACCCAGTACCTGGAGGAGGCCGACCAACTCGCCGACCGCATCTCGGTGGTCGACCGGGGCCGGGTCGTCGCCGACGGCACGGCCGACGACCTGAAGGCGCTGACCGGCGGCGACCGCATCGACGTCGTCCTGCGCGACGCCGGCCACCTGGGCGCCGCCGTGGCCGTGCTCCCGGTCGCCAAGGACGACATCACCGTCGACACCGACCGGCGGCTGCTCAGCGCGCCGGTCACCGACCGGATGGCGGCGCTCTCCGGCGTCGTACGAGCCCTGGAGGAGGCCGGCATCGACGCGGAGGACATCGCCCTGCGCCGGCCCACGCTGGACGAGGTGTTCCTGCACCTCACCGCGGACCGTGCGAAGGAGGCCGCATGA
- a CDS encoding PadR family transcriptional regulator: MSAIRLLVLGAVRQHGRAHGYQVRNDLEYWGAHEWSNAKPGSIYHALKQMAKQGLLHAHEIAPSTAGGPPRTEYEITDRGTEEFFRLLREALTSYDQKMDVKSAAIGFIVDLPRPEAVALLKERIRRIEEWRGAVTEHYVPEEGPGQYGHIGEIMNFWLRTADAESEWTLGLIGRIEGGSYTFAGEGAPFVGVLEEGQENPYATGERHPGDSR, translated from the coding sequence ATGTCAGCGATCCGTCTTCTCGTGCTGGGCGCCGTCCGCCAGCACGGGCGGGCCCACGGCTATCAGGTGCGCAACGACCTGGAGTACTGGGGCGCGCACGAGTGGTCCAACGCCAAACCGGGCTCGATCTACCACGCGCTCAAACAGATGGCCAAGCAAGGCCTGCTGCACGCGCACGAGATCGCCCCGTCCACCGCGGGCGGGCCCCCGCGCACCGAGTACGAGATCACCGACCGTGGCACCGAGGAGTTCTTCCGGCTGCTGCGTGAGGCGCTGACCTCGTACGACCAGAAGATGGACGTGAAGTCGGCGGCCATCGGCTTCATCGTCGACCTGCCCAGGCCGGAAGCGGTCGCGCTGCTGAAGGAGCGGATCCGGCGGATCGAGGAGTGGCGCGGGGCCGTCACCGAGCACTACGTGCCCGAGGAGGGTCCCGGGCAGTACGGCCACATCGGCGAGATCATGAACTTCTGGCTCCGTACGGCGGACGCCGAGTCCGAGTGGACCCTCGGGCTGATCGGCCGCATCGAGGGCGGCTCCTACACCTTCGCCGGGGAGGGCGCGCCCTTCGTCGGCGTCCTGGAGGAGGGTCAGGAGAACCCCTACGCGACGGGGGAGCGGCATCCCGGGGACAGTCGCTAA
- a CDS encoding DinB family protein: MVTHVRPEAQGDERGALLSFLAEQRGGIRRALLGLTEEQAASRPSASELSLAGLLKHVAEVEQGWIARARREAPAVERNASNWHECFVLVDGETVDDRLAYWEKVADETEAFIRSVPSLDDTFPLPDEPWFPAESVSMRWLVLHLIRETARHAGHADIIRESLDGRTAFELVALAEN; the protein is encoded by the coding sequence ATGGTCACGCACGTGCGACCCGAGGCGCAGGGCGACGAACGCGGAGCGCTGCTCTCCTTCCTGGCGGAACAGCGTGGCGGCATCCGGCGGGCCCTGCTCGGGCTGACCGAGGAGCAGGCCGCGTCCCGGCCCAGCGCCAGCGAACTGTCCCTGGCCGGGCTGCTGAAGCACGTCGCCGAGGTCGAGCAGGGTTGGATCGCGCGGGCCAGGCGCGAGGCGCCCGCGGTCGAGCGGAACGCGTCGAACTGGCACGAGTGCTTCGTCCTGGTCGACGGCGAGACCGTAGACGACCGACTGGCGTACTGGGAGAAGGTCGCCGACGAGACGGAGGCGTTCATCCGTTCGGTGCCCAGCCTCGACGACACCTTCCCGCTCCCGGACGAGCCCTGGTTCCCGGCGGAGTCGGTGTCGATGCGGTGGCTGGTGCTCCATCTGATCCGCGAGACCGCCCGGCACGCCGGCCATGCCGACATCATCCGCGAGTCGCTGGACGGCAGGACGGCCTTCGAACTGGTTGCCCTCGCGGAAAACTGA